TCTATACGAGAGGAACAGGCATTTCCGTCGGAGATGCTTCTAGCTCATATAACAGTAATCCCAAAAGAGGAATTGGATGTCCCACTTACAGTGGACGAGTTCCTAGGAGCCCTTAAATCAGTCACTAAAATCTAGTAAAGCCCTCATGCCTGATGGGTACTCCCTGTCTTACTATAAAACCTACTCAGATAAACTAGCACAGAGATTTGTAacgactagggttgagcgaacccgaactgtaaaatttgctgtaagttcgggttcggtgttcggcaatgtaatggcacactgcagggcagccaatcaccatttgttttactcgtgtgacctagaagccatcacagccatgcctactaatggcatggctgtgattggccagtgcagcatgtgacccagcatgtgacccagcctctatataagctagaggcacatagcacagctcatcactctgctttagatagtgtagggaaaggctgctgctgctgctgatctgagggagagaattagataggagtcagactgtcctgctacagaaatcatattactccagcgctgcatatgttcctgtgagatactctgcattagatactttagggaaaggttcctgattttgcttatagggagagaaatatataggagtcagtcctgcttcagaaatcaaattacaccagcactgcatatgttcctgtgagatacaccctttagatacttttcttctattgtgctattcaaaaaacatccatttagggaaaaaaaaatgtttgcagtgtttcctccagtgtttgcagtgtttcctccatatctgtacgtgtgagttaaacactttagctagtgttcttctattgtgctatacaaaaaaatatatattttgcagtgtttcctccagtgtttgcagtgtttgctgcatatctgtacgtgtgagataaacactttagatactttttttctattgtgctattccaaaaaaaattatttggggaaaatatatttttttttttgtgtgtgtttcctgcatatctgtatgtgtgagataaacactttagctactgttcttctattgttctattcaaaaaacacccatttaggtaaaaaaaatatatattttgcagtgttttctacagtgtttgcagtgtttcctccatatctgtacgtgtgagataaacactttagctagtgttcttctattgtgctattcaaaaaaacacccatttaggccaaaaaatttttttttgcagtttttcctccatatctgtaggtgtgagatacacactttagctagtgttcttctattgttctattaaaaaaaaaacccattcagggcaaaaaaatattttgcagtttttcctccagtgtttgcagtgtttcctgcatatctgtatgtgtgagatacacaatttagatactgtttttctagtgtgctattcaaaaaaaataattatttaggtcaaataattttttttttggtgcatttcctgcatatctgtacgtgtgagataatcactttagctagtgttcttctattgtgaagagaaagggggcgctacaggtaATAAATACCTTAATAAACAAAGTAAATCCAGATAAATtattaaacagcaaacagtaATTAATCATAAATGGTGATAATAATAgaagataataaaaataatgtccaTCACAGTGCAAACTCCCAATTGGGAGATATGTTGAACCAATATTGTGCAGAAAAAGTCCATAACTAAAGTGAAAGTTGATAATATGCAGCTGCTTGGAGGATAATTCCACTTAATCGATAAAAGTTTCCACGTCCACCAAAAAGAGAAAGCAATCACTGCCAAAAGTGCTCAAGGATGGCACGTTACGGCAAGATGTTGAccaatttaattaaaaagaggtcaataaaGGCATGAAGCATAAACCATGGATTCCAGGCGCAGCTCTTGTTCACTTGATTCCACCAAACTCCACACCACATAAAGTAAACCAGAAAGAAAAAccgccatagaataatattgttttatttaaaaaagtataaaaacagACAGCGCCAAGTGGCCCCTTACTTGAGTTGGTGCCTTtcccccggcactgaggctgatcAGCGTTGAGTGTTTAAATGGAGAGACGGTTCCACGCTCAGGAAGCCTGCAAagcagcgtgcgttccacctctcggATTCAGAGAGCCAGCGCGACCGGAAGTACGTTGATTGTGCGTGACCAGGCACCTCAACGTATGTTTCGTGTTaccacgtcatcaggaagcgtcacTGGTCACGCACTAGGCCTGTAATATAGGCCCTTCAATAAAATAAGTCGGAGGGATTAAGCGTGTGACAGCCTCTGTCCCGGTTCAAGCAACCGCACATTTGACTCCATTAATGGCAGCTAAAAAGAGCCACATtgcaaaaacagaaacaaaaataaaaacatacccgcaaaaaatatatattcaagccAATACATATTAATTATCCAGATCACTAGACTAACTAGACTAAAAGTTTAAACCaccaatatataaattaaaaataattaaatagacAGATTAAATGTTGTaataaaaaatttgtaataaaaagtaaaaagttgTATAATGCAACTTTAGCATAGCAGAAAAAGATATCAATCATAATACTATTCATTAGTCAAGAAGCAGTTCAAATGTAGTTCAATATTCAAACCCAGCGGCTGCATCATAGCCGGTGCAACCACTGAGTTTCATTTTGTGAGACCGCCTTCTTCAAATCTGTACCTCGCCAATGGCTGATGACCCTGTCTATACCATAGAAAGTGAGCTGTCGTGGATCTTTATTATGGTATTCCTCAAAGTGCCTAGACACACTATGGTTAGGGAAGCCCCTGATGATATTAGCCACATGTTTATTAATTCTTACTTTTAATTCTCTTGTGGTCCGACCCACATATTGGAATTTGCAGGGACACTCCTCCTAGTCACAATGGTATAGACAGGGTCATCAGCCATTGGCGAGGTACAGATTTGAAGAAGGCGGTCTCACAAAATTAAACTCAGTGGTTGCACCGGCTACGTACGATGCACCCTCTGGGTTTGAATATTGAACTGCATTTGAACTGCTTCTTGACTAAtgccgggggacctatggccggggagcaccgatttttcaaagccaggcaccccttccatagactcccatgttaaacgttagtcatggacacagtgaggcatgggcatagtgaggcatgggcacagtgaggcatgggcacagtgaggcatggacatgtacacagtgaggcaaagtgaggcacagtgaggcacagtgaggcacagtgaggcatgcagatggacaccctaggcttatacttgagttaataagttttcccatttatttgtgttaaaattaggtgcctcggcttatattcgggtcggcttatactcgagtatatacgttaCGTAAAAGCTTGTCGAAAGATTAGATTTGATTTGAAtttcatataaatcctgtatattaaaAATAGTATTTATTGGTAACTGGTATCAGAGTTGCCAACCgttcgtatttttacggacagttcgtaaaaacgggcacttttttcccctgttcgTAAATGTTCGTAGttacgggaatgtgccagtaaaaatagccgagatcggtatggcttggaactgcgcatggagattggaggcagggggtgatggtggctgcggtggcacagagggggatggaggcaggggctgttagtggcagggggtgattggaggcagggggtgttggtggcaccgcagagggtgggggatggagacaggggttggtggaactgcagagggggatggaggcaggggacgatggaggcaggggacgatggaggcagggggtgattgaggcagggggcctgggggagattggaggcagagggagattggaggcagggggagattgtggcaccgcagaggggggtgaaggcaggggttgttggtgacagagggggttggaggcagggggtaaataatttgcccttattatatcgaaaataaggaaaatatatttttttaccttaaccacttcaataccggcccaatgtcatatgacgtccacaaaggacctctaccgatccgggtggacgtcatatgacgtcctgggctttgtggggggatatctgaatgttgcctgcagctagaggcatcattcagatatccttctcttctgccggcgattctgcaaaacgtaagaatgatcatagcggcggttccgccgctagatcgttcttacaggctgtcccgtgccatcgggggcccggagaacgaatcgtccggcgctggcaggaagcatagagatgactggtgaccagatggtcaccagtcatctctgtgaccgtcggaggacccaggcacgatgtgatgacgatgtgatgacgtcacgcccgggtaagtaaacaaagccgcaattgcggctgctaagcaacggtaaacatgagatctgtgaattttttttcaccgatttcatgctttccagcctggaggagagatgcggggtcttattgaccccgcatctctccataaagagtacctgtcacacacattcctattacaagggatgtttacattccttgtaataggaataaaagtgataataaaaaaaattaaataaaaaaaaaagtgtaaaaaaaagaaataaatacgtaaaaaaaaaaaagaaatacattatttttttttaacgcccctgtccccagtagctcgcgcgcagaagcgaacgcacacgcaagtcccgccgacatatgtaaacgccgtttaaaccacatatgtgaggtatcgccgcgtgcgttagagtgccagcaacaattctagcactagatctcctctgtaaatctaaactggtaacctgtaaaaaatttcaaagcgttgcctatggagatttttaagtaccgaagtttggcgccattccatgagtgtgcgaaattttaaagcgtgacatgttaggtatctatttactcggtgtaacatcatctttcatattttacaaaaaaattgggctaactttactgttttttgttatttttttaattcattaaacaatttctttccaaaaaaaggcgtttgaaaaattattgcgcaaataccatgcaagataaaacgtttcaatgaccgtcgttttattccctagggtgtctgctaaaaaaacatatataatgtttgggggttctgcgtaattttctagcaaacaaattatgatttgtacatgtaggagagaagtgccagaataggcccggtatggatgtgtgtataaaagcccggtatggaagtggttaatatctaccttaaatcacattgctatttgcctagtgtacgtgtttgtagcctaaatactgaaatttgcacctaaaaatgtaatttagtaacttttgtgaaatgccagtaaaaacgtggctgtgccagtaaattttgggtgtcgtgccagtaaattccaatctggtaggttggcaacactgactggTATACAAAAATCCACTTTGGCGAATGTACATTGTTACCTTTAattctttgtttttatatttagcaGGTACATTTTATGGAAGACATAAATGAAACGTCTGTAAAATTCATTCTGATTGGGCTGTCTAGTGACCCTGACCTCCAGGTGGTCTATTTTCTCACTATCCTAGTGGTATATCTGATCACCTTATTGGGAAATCTTCTTCTGATCTCCGTGGTGCAAATTAACCCAAAACTACACACCCCCATGTACTTTTTCTTAAGTAACCTCTCCGTCATTGACCTttgcttctcctcctccatcattCCCACTCTTTTAATCAACACCCTCTCCAAGGACACAAGTATTTCTCTACATGGCTGTGCAGCCCAGATGTTCTTCTCTTTAGTTCTTGGAGCGACGGAATGTTTCTTGCTTGCTCTGATGGCCTATGACAGGTTTGCAGCCATTTGTAAACCATTGCACTACAACTCCATCATGAACAAAAATCTGTGCAGTGGTTTAGCATTATCAGCATGGAGTGGTGCCGTAGTAAATGCTACAATTCATGTTGTCCTAACCTTTCAATTACCCTTCTGCAGGTCCCACCATGTCAACCACTTCTTTTGTGAAATGCCTCCATTGTTACGTTTGTCCTGTAAAGACACGAGACTCAACGAGTTGGTCGTGTACGTTTCAGCTGCGATCCTTTGTGTATGCGCTTTCCTGTTGATTCTAATCTCATATGTCCGTATTATCACCACAATCTTAAAGATAAGTTCCTCCCAAGGGAGGCGAAAAGCTTTCTCTACCTGTACTTCACATCTAACCGTTGTCACCTTCTTCTACGGGACCATCATGTTTATCTATCTACGACCTCGCTCATCTTTCTCTGAAACAGATAAGGCGGTGTCTATTGTCTATACAGCGATCACGCCCATGCTAAATCCTATCATCTACAGCATACGGAATAAGGATGTTAAGAGTTCCATAGTAAAGTATATCCTTAGGCGATCtaattttataaataaatgttgATCTAGGCATCTACATTTAACACAGTCCAttgtaaaatgtaatataatatcaAGCTGATAGAGAGAACAAGGCAACTAAAGCATTGGCAATAGCCACTAAAATATAGGTCTGGCATTGCCTATTTTGCGTCTTTATTATTATGCCACCCAATTGGTTTATAGCAAATGATGGATTttcaccagggctgtcttaatcaaGTTTGGGGGCTAATAATATGCAGTGGTGtattcaggcccggatttcccacaaggccaccaaggccaggcctcggggcggcagggcaccatagggcggcagcggcatggagtcccccgatggcccaaacatacagttaagggcggtaagttgctttctagcagaacTAAATGTAGTGTGTGGggaaatccgctcgctcgttaacaagtgattgcggcgccaaaatcacttgtaaaatgtgtgctgccatccgtcctcccctctc
This window of the Rana temporaria chromosome 13, aRanTem1.1, whole genome shotgun sequence genome carries:
- the LOC120920474 gene encoding olfactory receptor 1020-like, which encodes MEDINETSVKFILIGLSSDPDLQVVYFLTILVVYLITLLGNLLLISVVQINPKLHTPMYFFLSNLSVIDLCFSSSIIPTLLINTLSKDTSISLHGCAAQMFFSLVLGATECFLLALMAYDRFAAICKPLHYNSIMNKNLCSGLALSAWSGAVVNATIHVVLTFQLPFCRSHHVNHFFCEMPPLLRLSCKDTRLNELVVYVSAAILCVCAFLLILISYVRIITTILKISSSQGRRKAFSTCTSHLTVVTFFYGTIMFIYLRPRSSFSETDKAVSIVYTAITPMLNPIIYSIRNKDVKSSIVKYILRRSNFINKC